CACGGAACCCGTTACACCCAATTTGTCTGACGCAATACCCGCCGCACAAAATAGTGCCGTCAATCGTTGCAGTTTATCAGTCAATTGGTCTTGAGACAGCATTGTCATCAATTCGGCAAGTTTACTTTCAGGTCGATAATGCCGGACGACATTGTCCGGTCTAACGGCATGAAAAGCCGCATCAAACTGCGCAGATTGATACAGATAGTCAGGATAGTGTCTTTCCAGCAATCGATTTGCCGTGTCTGTATCGACTTTCTGCCAACGTCCATCTTGCTTAACATATCGCAAAAAACAACCAATATGCTGCTGATGGGGATGATAGGAAATGACCGCAAACACCAGCCCTTCATCGGTTTCGATGAAATCTTTGGGCAAATACGGAAAGTCGGTCTGACGCAAAATTTCCTCCTCAATACCGACATCATGACACAATTTAGCGGCGCTGAAACTTACCTGCTAATCCAAACATACCATGGAAGGCAATGACGATTAGCAAGAGCAGCCATACATCAATGAAAAATCTGGCAATACCATTGAACAATTGCCCCGTATGCAAGTCGGTGAGCACGCGATTAATCGGAATACCATCACCGTACAATTGAACTTCCATCGCTTTACGACTGGCTGAAGACATGGTTTCAGGCTGACTCCAACTGACCCCTTGTAAAGACATCAACTCCCACTGATCGAGAAGAAAGTTACCGCGCCACATGCCCGTGTAGGTCTGCAGCACCGGTTCGCTGTAATGCACCCCAATATTTTGGATTTGTGGCGGAATACCGGCAGCAGCGCCAAGCGTATCCAGATACTCGCCTTCTTTATTAAGCAAGATCAATGCATCATCTGTTGCCAGCACGAGCAGATCTTCCAACGCGACAGCACCGACCAGTGGTCTGGGTAAATTCAATAAGGGCTGCGCATTGACGTAGAGCTTTTCATTAACGCCGACAATGACGTGCCCCGCCAAGACATAGGCTTTATCTGCCTGCAGTTCACCCACCTGATAATGCTGCTTGAGCCAGGCAGTGCTGATTTTCACTTTGTCGAGACCAAGGAAACTCTGATGGTTTAACAGAATCGCACTACCCAGCCAGAACACGATCAGCAGGCCAGTCATTAAAAGCAGCAACCACTTGAGCAGCGATGAAGCCAATATTTTCATTAGGGCGTTAGATGTTAAGGCTTGTTGTTGAACAGCCATTTTACCGAATCTGGAGAGAAAAGACAGGAAACAGAGCACCGTTTTACTATACAAAAACGCCATATTCTGTTCCGTCACTGTGCTCAATTGCCTAGCCTTATTTAATACATGCAAACCCAGTCTGCTCAATTATCAGCGTTACATGCGCCCCCAAACGCGTCAATCGAAGTAGATAATCGCTCGGCTTTCGAGACAACATTAGGCTTACGCCCAGCTGATCAGACGTGCCGGTTGGAGCGGTTACAGCAAAACAGCCGGCACGAAGGAATCATTACATGACGTACTGTGCCGGCTGATGGGTGGTGGCCACTTCACGTTGCCGTAGACTGAACATGGCCTTGCTGATATCAATGGCATAGTTGGCAAATTGTTGTTCTGACATTCGCAATGTTAACGCACCCATATTCAGGTGAACCATTTGACAATCGGCACAATACTGCACCTCACAACCCGGTGAACTAAAAATTGTTTCCGGACGACAACTATTCGTTGCAGCCATTCATTTCTCCTTACAAGGACATTTCATAGGTTTCGCAATTGAGTCGCGATCCCCGATGTAATTGATAACTCAACCACCAGCGTCGAGAAAGT
The genomic region above belongs to Methylophaga frappieri and contains:
- a CDS encoding peptidase translates to MAVQQQALTSNALMKILASSLLKWLLLLMTGLLIVFWLGSAILLNHQSFLGLDKVKISTAWLKQHYQVGELQADKAYVLAGHVIVGVNEKLYVNAQPLLNLPRPLVGAVALEDLLVLATDDALILLNKEGEYLDTLGAAAGIPPQIQNIGVHYSEPVLQTYTGMWRGNFLLDQWELMSLQGVSWSQPETMSSASRKAMEVQLYGDGIPINRVLTDLHTGQLFNGIARFFIDVWLLLLIVIAFHGMFGLAGKFQRR